The DNA segment CGTCCGGAAACGGGAAGCAACGCAAGAGCTGTGTCACAGCCCGCAGGCTTCATGTTTCGGCGGGCGGTTGACGGAGCCATGACGACCTGGGACGAGCGATACCGAGCGGGCACGTACCCACAGCGCCCGGACCCACATCCGGTGTTAGAACGATACCTGCCGACCTTTCCACCGGGTCGGGCGCTTGACGTCGCAACCGGGACCGGACGGAACGCGCTCCCGGTCGCAGCGGCCGGGTACCGCGTCGATGCGGTCGACCAATCGCGAGCGGGGCTGCACATTGCCCGCGAGAACGCACGCGAAGTGGGCGTCGAAGACGATATCGAGTGGATACAGGCGGACCTCGACTCGTTCGGATACCCGGCGTCGACGTACGACGTCATTACGGTTAGCTTCTATCGCCCCGTCGACCGCCTCCCCGACATTATCGAGGCGCTGGCCGACGGCGGCTGTCTGTTCATCCAGCACCACCTCCGGACGACCGACGACGTGGACGGCGGCCCCTCCGGGGAGCGGTACCGGT comes from the Haloarcula hispanica ATCC 33960 genome and includes:
- a CDS encoding class I SAM-dependent methyltransferase, which produces MTTWDERYRAGTYPQRPDPHPVLERYLPTFPPGRALDVATGTGRNALPVAAAGYRVDAVDQSRAGLHIARENAREVGVEDDIEWIQADLDSFGYPASTYDVITVSFYRPVDRLPDIIEALADGGCLFIQHHLRTTDDVDGGPSGERYRFASNELLRAGLGLTVLHYDERTATRDGTTAATAQLVARKSQGGRQSYPDISE